In one Neobacillus sp. CF12 genomic region, the following are encoded:
- a CDS encoding L-dopachrome tautomerase-related protein, with translation MQPMLPMEKYFGQFELVHAFYGAMPTGVSVSETGRIFVCFPKWGDDVQFTVAEIVEGELQPYPSLETNLVNTGNIAMSFVSVQSIVADGRGTLWVLDTGAPNFSEPIQGGAKLVAVDLITNTIRRVYTFTEDVVLPTTYLNDVRLDFRVGRAGYAYITDSSSRGPGAIIVVDLENGNAFRRLNGAISTSPDPYFLPKVEGEILMNRNPEGSTFPFRLASDSLAISPDGKVLFYAPLTSRQLFSISTEALRDRRIQDMNLSQYVQYWGEKGASDGMITGAKGTVYAGDYENNSIRKILPNGAMETIAHDPRILWPDTFSIGPDQYLYVIVNQLHRQARFHYGRDLREKPYSLLRMRIDEFPAPTFS, from the coding sequence ATGCAACCTATGTTACCTATGGAAAAATATTTTGGGCAGTTTGAACTGGTGCATGCTTTTTATGGGGCTATGCCTACAGGTGTCAGCGTTTCCGAAACCGGTCGTATTTTTGTTTGCTTTCCGAAATGGGGAGACGACGTTCAATTTACTGTGGCGGAAATTGTTGAGGGTGAATTGCAGCCTTATCCCAGTTTAGAAACAAATTTGGTTAATACAGGGAATATTGCGATGTCTTTCGTCAGTGTCCAAAGTATCGTTGCTGATGGAAGAGGAACACTTTGGGTACTAGATACAGGGGCACCAAATTTTTCTGAACCTATTCAAGGGGGAGCAAAATTAGTTGCTGTTGATTTAATCACGAATACAATAAGGAGAGTATATACCTTTACAGAAGATGTTGTCTTGCCAACAACTTATTTGAATGATGTCCGTTTGGATTTTCGGGTTGGAAGAGCAGGATATGCATATATAACGGATTCTTCTTCCAGAGGGCCAGGGGCTATTATCGTCGTAGATTTAGAAAATGGGAACGCGTTTAGACGGTTAAATGGGGCAATATCAACTTCACCTGATCCCTATTTTTTACCGAAAGTAGAAGGTGAAATTTTGATGAATCGAAACCCGGAGGGCTCGACTTTCCCATTTAGATTGGCTTCCGATAGTTTAGCGATTTCTCCTGATGGAAAGGTTTTATTTTATGCTCCGCTAACCAGCCGTCAGCTGTTCTCAATCTCAACAGAAGCCCTAAGGGACAGAAGGATACAGGACATGAATTTATCCCAATATGTGCAGTATTGGGGGGAAAAAGGTGCGTCTGATGGAATGATCACCGGCGCAAAAGGAACCGTTTATGCAGGAGACTATGAAAACAACAGTATCCGGAAGATATTGCCGAATGGCGCAATGGAAACCATCGCACATGACCCGAGAATTTTATGGCCGGATACTTTTTCGATTGGCCCCGATCAATACTTATATGTCATTGTGAATCAATTACATCGGCAGGCGAGATTTCATTATGGAAGAGACCTGCGGGAAAAACCATATAGTTTACTTCGTATGAGAATTGATGAATTCCCTGCTCCTACCTTTTCATAA